From a single Metopolophium dirhodum isolate CAU chromosome 6, ASM1992520v1, whole genome shotgun sequence genomic region:
- the LOC132947599 gene encoding uncharacterized protein LOC132947599, translating into MSVATEPGAYFIPHHPVFKSNCPSSKIRVVFDGSAKAASLLSLNQCLYAGPKLQLDIVDILFRFRLHQFVFTADVCKMYRQILVLPEYRRFQHILWRPSPLDELKEYQLNTVTYGINSAPFLALRVLKDIAENDCTGFPEVQLGLREQTYVDDICLGADTEDELLTLQSNLCSVLKRAGLELKKWSSNTVSVLEAVSPEDRVMESLSFDEDVCETTKVLGLQWDPAKDIFKFNGHSTTTVVTKRAILSTIARIFDPIGFLAPVTFYAKHILHEIWEEELAWDDPLPPRLCQNWKTFTDELPVLSAIKIPRYVATQRQSYVELCGFCDASERGFAAVVYLRVTVSDDDVSVFLLGSKTKMAPMKTVSIPRLELCASVLLARWMARILKMFDGKLMINGLYAWSDSQVALAWLMNSHVSFKVFISNHVHQVRKLIPSCRWLYVRSSENPADCASRGILPSELSVHALYWSGPTFLKNPSETWSMLVPSVPVEQLPEFKPVSLAVQVTSNKEWFCRFSSFLNMIKVVAWMRRFIGLCNFLSREEINQSLMVIVQSSQQRWFPELILDLSRGRGAARPLSSLRPFLNSQNIVCVGGRLLKSDLDDAEKHPMLLSKESHLSLLIARHWHLVTCHSGPRVITSLIIRQFWILSMRSIIRKAIGQCTPCVRAIAQSPHPVMGNLPSSRVQACRPFSKVGVDYAGPLPMRESKLRKSRQYKIYVSVFVCMVTKAVHLEIVTELSTAAFLAGFDRFVARRGLPTDVYSDCGTNFKGASKYLFEVINDPANHHLLSSHSFCTWHFNPPAAPHFGGLWEAAVRSFKTLLVRTVGDHTLTMEDMSTLLCRIEAVLNSRPLTPMTASPLDLDYLSPGHFLIGQPLLAVPDLNIPEGRSNVLTRWMLLHQCHQSFWRRWSTEYLASLQVWVKWTTDVPNIQVGQMVVIKDNQSPPTSWRLGRILEVNPGQDGVIRVAKILTSTGELTRPVVKLVLLPTD; encoded by the coding sequence ATGTCAGTTGCTACTGAACCTGGTGCCTACTTCATTCCGCATCACCCTGTTTTCAAGTCCAACTGTCCATCGAGTAAAATCCGAGTGGTATTCGATGGATCGGCGAAGGCTGCCTCTCTGTTGTCATTAAATCAATGTCTATACGCCGGTCCGAAGTTACAGCTGGATATCGTGGACATTCTATTTCGATTCCGACTTCACCAGTTCGTCTTTACTGCAGATGTTTGCAAGATGTACAGGCAAATTCTCGTTCTGCCAGAATACCGTCGCTTTCAGCACATCCTATGGAGGCCTTCTCCACTAGACGAGTTGAAAGAGTATCAGCTCAATACCGTGACATACGGCATCAATAGTGCCCCCTTTTTGGCGTTGAGAGTCTTAAAGGATATTGCTGAAAATGATTGTACAGGATTTCCTGAAGTACAATTGGGGCTGAGGGAACAAACCTATGTGGATGACATTTGTCTTGGTGCCGACACCGAGGATGAATTGTTGACTTTACAGTCAAATCTGTGCTCCGTCCTGAAACGTGCTGGTCTTGAGTTGAAGAAGTGGTCGAGTAACACCGTATCTGTGTTAGAAGCTGTATCGCCGGAGGATCGTGTCATGGAAAGTCTAAGCTTCGATGAAGACGTCTGTGAAACCACCAAGGTCCTGGGGCTGCAGTGGGATCCGGccaaagacatttttaaattcaacgGCCATTCTACCACCACCGTCGTCACAAAGCGGGCAATTCTATCGACTATCGCGCGCATTTTTGATCCTATTGGGTTTTTAGCGCCGGTGACCTTCTATGCTAAACATATCCTACATGAAATCTGGGAAGAGGAATTGGCATGGGACGACCCTTTACCTCCGAGATTATGTCAAAATTGGAAAACATTTACGGATGAGCTACCGGTTTTATCTGCGATCAAGATTCCACGCTATGTCGCTACTCAACGTCAATCATACGTCGAATTGTGTGGATTCTGTGACGCCTCCGAACGCGGATTCGCTGCAGTGGTATACCTTCGGGTAACAGTTTCAGACGACGACGTGTCTGTGTTCCTGCTTGGATCCAAAACAAAGATGGCACCGATGAAAACCGTATCCATCCCGAGACTTGAATTATGTGCTTCAGTTTTGCTCGCTCGATGGATGGCGCGcatattaaaaatgttcgaTGGGAAACTCATGATTAACGGACTTTACGCCTGGTCCGATTCCCAAGTCGCTTTGGCCTGGTTAATGAACTCGCATGTTTCCTTTAAGGTGTTTATTTCAAACCATGTACATCAGGTGCGTAAACTTATTCCGTCATGCCGCTGGCTCTATGTACGCTCATCTGAAAATCCTGCGGACTGTGCTTCAAGAGGAATACTTCCTTCGGAGCTATCCGTACATGCATTGTATTGGTCCGGCCCTACGTTCCTAAAAAACCCAAGTGAAACTTGGAGCATGCTGGTCCCTTCGGTTCCTGTTGAACAACTACCAGAGTTCAAACCCGTGTCGCTGGCCGTTCAAGTTACCTCAAATAAAGAATGGTTCTGTCGCTTCTCGTCTTTCCTCAATATGATCAAGGTCGTCGCTTGGATGCGCAGGTTTATCGGCTTGTGTAATTTCTTGTCACGTGAAGAGATAAATCAATCGTTAATGGTAATTGTACAATCTTCTCAACAACGTTGGTTTCCTGAGCTGATTTTGGATCTGTCACGTGGCCGTGGTGCAGCTCGCCCATTATCTAGTCTACGGCCATTTTTGAATTCGCAAAATATTGTGTGTGTTGGTGGCCGATTACTGAAGTCCGATTTAGATGATGCGGAAAAACATCCGATGCTGCTGTCCAAGGAGTCACATCTTTCTTTGTTAATTGCACGCCACTGGCACTTAGTTACGTGCCACTCAGGTCCCCGAGTCATCACGTCTTTAATCATACGTCAATTTTGGATCTTATCGATGAGATCGATAATTCGAAAGGCGATCGGTCAATGTACTCCATGTGTCAGAGCTATTGCCCAATCGCCACATCCCGTGATGGGTAATCTTCCCAGTTCACGAGTCCAAGCATGTCGACCCTTTTCAAAAGTTGGAGTAGATTATGCTGGCCCACTGCCAATGCGTGAGAGTAAGTTGCGAAAATCCCGACAGTATAAAATTTACGTTTCTGTTTTTGTCTGTATGGTCACCAAGGCTGTGCATTTGGAAATTGTAACAGAGCTATCTACAGCAGCCTTTTTAGCCGGCTTTGATCGTTTTGTTGCCAGACGTGGTCTTCCAACAGACGTGTACTCCGACTGTGGAACCAACTTCAAAGGTGCGTCAAAATATCTGTTTGAGGTCATCAACGATCCAGCTAATCACCATCTACTGTCATCTCATTCTTTCTGCACGTGGCACTTCAATCCACCCGCAGCACCGCACTTTGGCGGCCTATGGGAAGCGGCTGTGCGTTCTTTTAAAACGCTCCTCGTACGAACCGTCGGTGATCATACCCTTACCATGGAGGACATGTCAACCTTACTGTGTCGGATCGAGGCTGTATTAAATTCCAGACCTCTGACTCCAATGACTGCCTCTCCCTTAGATTTGGACTATTTATCACCTGGTCATTTTCTTATCGGGCAACCACTTTTGGCGGTTCCTGATTTGAACATTCCTGAAGGACGCTCCAATGTGCTGACACGATGGATGTTGCTACATCAATGTCACCAATCATTCTGGCGTCGTTGGTCTACGGAATATTTGGCTTCTCTTCAAGTTTGGGTCAAGTGGACAACGGATGTGCCCAACATTCAGGTTGGACAAATGGTCGTGATCAAGGATAACCAAAGTCCTCCAACATCGTGGCGACTGGGTCGCATTCTGGAAGTGAATCCTGGTCAAGACGGCGTGATACGAGTCGCCAAGATACTAACGTCCACGGGGGAGTTAACTCGTCCGGTCGTTAAGTTGGTGTTGTTGCCCACGGAttaa
- the LOC132946394 gene encoding uncharacterized protein LOC132946394, whose protein sequence is MVKKINILLAIFVMINCIGCIYAEQDSKVYDDPEDNLENCKNIGVSNGKLIYYFTLQHTLRITHHPPTCVSLSYERNARKFQSIRPNYLLFILIDSSLNIVIGILSII, encoded by the exons AtggtcaaaaaaattaatattctattagcTATATTTGTTATGATAAATTGTATTGGATGTATATACGCTg aacaaGATTCAAAAGTATATGATGATCCAGAAGATAATCTcg agaaTTGCAAAAACATTGGTGTCAGTAATggtaagttaatatattattttactttacaacATACTTTGAGAATAACTCACCACCCACCCACATGTGTTTCCTTGTCTTACGAACGTAATGCCAGAAAATTTCAGTCTATTCgacctaattatttattgtttattttaattgactCATCATTAAACATCGTGATCGGAATATTGTCCATTATCTAG
- the LOC132947598 gene encoding uncharacterized protein LOC132947598: MPDPEDKESKEQERVDRRRIKATFKRDSAIASIRAIHSLSVKASTNSDVVPKFLVAARSLNSLWTQFELEDSMALECMIALGTYAKYSEVLPSEIRALVDESISVAEALAPTETPDAVPPKIQRSSRLPEIPLPSFDGELSGWPVFHDRFTVRVVKDTELTNIERFYYLLGCLTGKALYAVRNILVSESTYDLAWSTLVERFDKPRQLATIIVDKLITAPVHSQETVESLKDFISLFSDHVSVLKSLNIPHLGEFLLFALSARCLPLFTRKAFEETNNAEFPEFSDIAAYVKARVSLLEAVHCSNVPKHPTHTHSHSKPVPTRFGSKGSKVSLLSSKTDDSASSKCLFCSGSHASVACNEFSKMSLDERYDVARKTRICFRCLNSTHWSNHCKTAKPCTKCSGRHHTLLHPVSKPSSSSDSTPVVTASTTSSITNSLNKTTVLLGTALVHVRDRSGYMQSVRVLIDSASQISAMSIAYVDRLGLKRSRWTAPITGLTGVSIPAISGKVDCYMTPRHTTDPTFSLTAWVMPTIVSNMPSQHLPKLIKDKYSHLA, translated from the coding sequence ATGCCGGACCCTGAAGATAAAGAATCTAAAGAACAGGAGCGAGTAGACCGACGTCGAATCAAAGCGACATTTAAACGGGATAGTGCTATAGCAAGTATTCGCGCGATTCATTCATTGTCCGTGAAAGCATCCACTAATAGTGATGTAGTTCCAAAATTCTTAGTCGCCGCTCGCAGCTTAAATAGCTTGTGGACGCAATTTGAATTGGAGGATAGCATGGCGCTTGAGTGTATGATCGCGTTGGGCACATACGCGAAATATAGTGAAGTACTTCCGTCGGAAATTCGTGCTCTTGTCGACGAATCTATTTCTGTTGCTGAAGCTTTAGCACCGACTGAGACTCCGGATGCCGTTCCACCCAAAATTCAACGGTCATCACGTCTACCGGAAATTCCATTGCCGTCGTTTGACGGAGAATTGTCAGGGTGGCCGGTTTTTCATGATCGTTTTACCGTACGTGTTGTGAAAGATACCGAGCTTACAAATATAGAACGGTTCTATTACCTCTTAGGGTGTCTTACCGGTAAAGCTCTTTATGCCGTAAGAAACATCCTGGTATCTGAGAGCACCTATGACCTTGCTTGGTCAACTTTGGTTGAGCGTTTTGACAAGCCAAGGCAGTTAGCGACAATTATCGTCGACAAACTTATAACTGCCCCTGTCCATTCACAAGAAACAGTAGAAAGTTTAAAAGATTTTATAAGTTTGTTTTCGGACCACGTGTCAGTGCTTAAATCGTTGAATATTCCGCACCTCGGTGAATTTCTCCTGTTCGCATTGTCTGCGCGCTGTTTACCGTTGTTCACTCGCAAGGCATTTGAAGAGACGAATAATGCTGAATTTCCTGAGTTTTCGGATATTGCTGCATACGTCAAGGCCCGTGTATCGCTTCTGGAGGCAGTCCACTGTTCTAATGTTCCAAAACATCCTACTCACACTCATAGTCATTCGAAACCAGTTCCAACTAGGTTTGGATCAAAAGGTTCGAAGGTTTCGTTGCTGTCTTCAAAGACTGATGATTCGGCCTCATCAAAGTGTCTGTTCTGTTCGGGAAGCCATGCATCAGTCGCGTGTAATgagttttcaaaaatgtctcTGGATGAGAGGTATGACGTCGCCCGTAAGACTAGGATCTGTTTTCGGTGTCTTAATTCAACTCATTGGTCTAATCATTGTAAAACAGCCAAACCGTGTACTAAGTGTTCTGGTCGTCATCACACTTTATTACACCCCGTAAGTAAGCCCTCGTCGTCTTCTGACTCGACTCCGGTTGTCACAGCGTCAACAACCTCTTCAATTACGAACTCACTAAACAAAACAACTGTACTTTTGGGAACAGCCTTAGTTCACGTGCGTGATCGCTCTGGTTATATGCAATCTGTTCGAGTTCTTATTGACTCTGCCTCTCAGATCTCCGCCATGTCCATCGCCTATGTGGATCGTCTGGGACTAAAAAGAAGTAGATGGACCGCACCGATAACTGGCTTGACTGGCGTATCGATACCAGCAATATCAGGAAAAGTCGATTGTTATATGACGCCCAGACATACTACGGACCCAACATTTTCCTTAACTGCTTGGGTCATGCCAACTATAGTTTCAAATATGCCATCTCAACATCTACCGAAGCTTATCAAGGACAAGTATTCCCATCTTGCTTAA